The following coding sequences are from one Shewanella putrefaciens window:
- a CDS encoding methyl-accepting chemotaxis protein, producing the protein MGYIKRSLSLQLVVTIVSALAVLLTLVAVLLVTKESNNTRKQVDEDISALVALKANEISGYFIAKGQVIHSIFAEPGLVSWFSQYHARGSNLAADSQYQNIIRYFKSFSERDPDIKSVFFGSANTFEYFDLNGRFDGDPNYYTNKRPWWQEAIDQRGLFVGDPAVDANDGSISATVKTPVYGANGELIGIGGMDILIDTIGKSLLAPIKYRNFGQAFLMTDDGKLVYFPGFSERFPPGSLASQVDSQFENTSGFALLRQQMQREAQGFAEVTFNGVPQRVTFVSVGGDYPKQKWHLAFMLPHEVIEAPVTAAFWNACLVAIGIMLLVGITVWLMLLPFRRQLSKLLDAMEDIAEGDSDLSQRILMDREDELGKLGDAFNRFAEKVQHMLLHTRTLTQEVGTGVEDARQVCELAVSSVSSQKQQIDSVATAATQMAQTSQEMAVSAQRANDFAQKAQTQAHDGTQIVSRATEGMKALSLQVIEAAKVIKHLRNSSEQIGEVLSVIRHIAEQTNLLALNAAIEAARAGEQGRGFAVVADEVRTLASRTQDSTANIQGIIQTLQQSALQAEQVMESGVEQAKAGQDLTTQVEQALNDIANAIVSIQQQTVEITVAIGQQAVVAEEVAQNVENVRGLSDQSLLSSQDLSQSLQGFEHVTRKLTLNIGQFKI; encoded by the coding sequence GTAACGAAAGAAAGTAATAATACTCGTAAGCAAGTCGATGAGGATATTTCGGCACTTGTTGCATTAAAAGCCAATGAAATCAGTGGATATTTTATTGCTAAGGGTCAGGTCATCCACTCCATATTTGCTGAACCGGGTTTGGTGAGTTGGTTTAGCCAGTATCATGCCCGTGGCAGCAATCTTGCCGCTGATAGCCAATATCAAAATATTATTCGTTATTTCAAATCCTTTTCTGAGCGCGATCCCGATATAAAATCCGTATTTTTTGGTTCGGCTAATACGTTTGAATATTTTGATCTCAATGGTCGTTTCGATGGCGACCCCAATTACTACACTAATAAACGACCTTGGTGGCAGGAGGCTATCGACCAACGTGGACTCTTTGTGGGCGATCCTGCCGTGGATGCTAACGATGGCTCTATCTCTGCGACGGTTAAAACTCCTGTCTATGGGGCAAATGGTGAATTGATTGGTATCGGTGGTATGGATATTTTGATCGATACCATTGGTAAATCCCTGTTAGCACCGATCAAATATCGCAATTTTGGTCAAGCTTTCCTGATGACCGATGACGGCAAGCTGGTTTATTTCCCTGGATTTTCTGAGCGTTTTCCACCGGGTTCTTTAGCTAGTCAAGTCGACAGTCAGTTTGAAAATACGTCTGGATTCGCCTTACTAAGACAACAGATGCAACGGGAAGCGCAAGGCTTTGCTGAAGTGACGTTTAATGGCGTGCCACAGAGAGTCACTTTTGTATCTGTCGGAGGGGATTATCCTAAGCAAAAATGGCACCTAGCCTTTATGTTACCCCATGAGGTAATAGAAGCGCCTGTGACAGCGGCCTTTTGGAATGCGTGTTTAGTTGCTATCGGCATTATGCTGTTAGTCGGAATAACGGTTTGGTTAATGTTGCTGCCCTTTAGACGTCAGTTATCTAAGCTATTGGATGCGATGGAGGATATTGCTGAAGGTGATAGCGATCTTTCTCAACGTATTCTAATGGATCGAGAAGATGAATTAGGCAAACTGGGTGATGCCTTTAACCGCTTTGCTGAAAAAGTTCAGCATATGTTATTGCATACCCGCACGCTAACGCAGGAAGTCGGTACAGGGGTGGAAGATGCTCGGCAAGTGTGTGAATTAGCCGTATCTTCAGTGTCATCTCAGAAACAGCAAATCGATTCTGTGGCAACCGCAGCGACACAAATGGCACAGACGAGCCAAGAGATGGCGGTGAGTGCCCAAAGAGCAAATGATTTTGCACAGAAAGCACAAACACAAGCCCACGATGGTACTCAGATTGTTTCACGTGCGACAGAAGGGATGAAAGCGCTATCTCTGCAAGTTATTGAGGCTGCAAAAGTGATTAAACACTTACGTAATAGCTCAGAACAAATCGGTGAGGTATTGAGTGTTATTCGTCATATTGCCGAGCAAACTAATCTACTGGCGCTCAATGCGGCTATCGAAGCGGCCCGTGCGGGTGAACAAGGCCGTGGCTTTGCTGTGGTGGCAGATGAAGTGCGTACGTTGGCATCGCGAACCCAAGATTCTACCGCTAATATTCAGGGCATTATTCAGACATTACAACAAAGTGCATTACAGGCAGAACAAGTGATGGAGTCTGGCGTTGAGCAGGCAAAAGCAGGTCAGGATCTGACGACTCAAGTGGAGCAAGCATTAAATGATATCGCAAATGCCATTGTGTCTATTCAGCAACAAACCGTAGAAATTACCGTGGCAATTGGTCAACAGGCGGTAGTCGCCGAGGAAGTGGCGCAAAACGTTGAGAATGTTCGTGGTTTATCGGATCAATCTTTGTTATCCAGCCAAGATCTATCGCAAAGTCTACAGGGCTTTGAACATGTAACCCGTAAACTCACCTTAAATATTGGGCAATTCAAAATCTGA
- the dinB gene encoding DNA polymerase IV encodes MRKIIHIDMDCYFAAVEMRDFPEYRGKPLAVGGSRERRGVISTCSYEARKFGVRSAMATSYAFKLCPNLILVPGRMQVYKEVSLHIREIFSRYTPLIEPLSLDEAYLDVSECQQYKGSATLIAEAIRRDILAETGLTASAGIAPVKFLAKVASDLNKPNGQYVITPEMLPEFVKTLSLRKIPGVGKVTAEKLTSLGLNTCGDVQVYSKQELLSRFGKLGAVLIERAHGIDGRGISIDRERKSVGVETTLAKDIYTLEQCQQVMPGLIQELALRLSRSAKDRKIHKQVVKLKFSDFKQTTIEHRTEEVSVNLFYDLLTQALARQDARGIRLVGISVGLADSTLYVASTLNTQTQLDLAL; translated from the coding sequence GTGCGAAAAATTATTCACATCGATATGGACTGCTATTTTGCAGCAGTAGAAATGCGTGACTTTCCCGAGTACCGTGGCAAGCCTTTAGCCGTGGGTGGCAGTCGTGAACGTCGCGGTGTGATCAGCACTTGTAGTTACGAGGCGCGTAAATTTGGGGTACGTTCGGCGATGGCGACTTCCTATGCCTTTAAGCTGTGTCCCAATCTTATTTTGGTTCCCGGTCGGATGCAGGTTTACAAAGAAGTATCGCTACACATTCGTGAAATCTTCTCCCGCTACACGCCATTGATTGAACCGCTTTCCTTAGATGAAGCCTATTTAGATGTGAGTGAGTGCCAACAATATAAGGGTTCTGCAACCTTAATTGCTGAGGCTATTCGCCGTGATATCTTAGCCGAAACGGGTTTAACGGCTTCGGCGGGGATAGCACCAGTGAAGTTTTTGGCAAAGGTTGCCTCGGATCTGAATAAGCCTAACGGGCAATATGTGATCACACCAGAGATGCTTCCTGAGTTTGTTAAGACCTTATCGCTACGTAAAATTCCCGGAGTGGGTAAAGTCACCGCTGAAAAGTTAACATCCCTTGGGTTAAACACTTGTGGTGATGTGCAGGTTTATTCAAAACAAGAGTTGCTCTCCCGTTTTGGTAAATTGGGTGCAGTGCTAATTGAGCGCGCCCATGGCATTGACGGACGGGGAATTTCCATCGATCGTGAGCGTAAGTCCGTTGGCGTTGAGACCACTCTCGCCAAGGATATTTATACCTTAGAACAGTGCCAGCAAGTGATGCCGGGATTAATCCAAGAGTTGGCGTTGCGTTTAAGCCGCAGCGCTAAGGATCGAAAGATCCATAAGCAAGTCGTTAAACTTAAATTTAGCGATTTTAAACAAACCACCATAGAGCATCGCACTGAGGAGGTTTCTGTGAACCTGTTTTATGATCTTCTTACTCAGGCATTAGCTAGGCAGGATGCTCGGGGGATCCGGCTTGTGGGTATTTCTGTAGGATTAGCCGATTCAACACTTTATGTCGCATCAACATTAAACACCCAGACTCAGCTTGATTTAGCGCTCTAG